The following proteins are co-located in the Dromiciops gliroides isolate mDroGli1 chromosome 2, mDroGli1.pri, whole genome shotgun sequence genome:
- the LOC122739033 gene encoding olfactory receptor 1N2-like: MGQENRTSISEFILLGLSEQPDQQRLLFGLFLLMYLITVVGNLLIILAIGSDSHLQSPMYFFLANLSFADICFTSASIPKMLVNIETQHQTISYVGCITQLYFLLVFGCLDNLLLAAMAYDRYVAICRPLHYTTVMSPQHCVLMLSVCWALTNIPALTHSILLARLDFCTHHAIPHFYCDISPLLKLACSDTHLNELMVIIMGAIFLTIPLALIVLSYAHITSAILGFSSPEGRWKAFSTCGSHLTVVLLFYGSLMGVYLFPSSSYSVQRESAAAVLYMVVTPMMNPFIYSLRNRDMKGALGRLLGNGKTLSSP, encoded by the coding sequence ATGGGACAGGAAAACAGAACAAGCATCTCTGAATTTATTCTCTTGGGACTATCTGAACAGCCAGATCAGCAGAGATTGCTATTTGGGCTATTCCTACTCATGTACCTGATCACTGTGGTGGGGAACCTTCTCATCATACTAGCCATTGGCTCTGACTCCCACCTCCAAAGCCCCATGTATTTCTTCTTAGCCAACCTGTCCTTTGCAGACATCTGTTTCACATCAGCTTCCATTCCCAAGATGCTGGTGAATATTGAGACCCAACATCAGACCATTTCCTATGTTGGATGCATCACCCAACTCTATTTCCTTCTTGTATTTGGGTGTTTGGACAACCTTCTCCTTGCTGCAATGGCATATGACCGCTATGTGGCCATCTGCCGTCCCCTTCACTATACTACAGTCATGAGCCCCCAGCACTGTGTGCTAATGTTGAGTGTGTGCTGGGCTCTAACTAATATTCCTGCACTGACACATAGCATTCTTTTGGCCCGCCTGGACTTCTGTACCCACCATGCCATTCCCCACTTCTACTGTGATATTAGTCCCCTGCTAAAGTTAGCATGCTCAGATACccacttaaatgaactgatggtaATCATCATGGGAGCAATATTTCTCACTATTCCCCTTGCCCTCATTGTCCTCTCCTATGCCCACATCACTTCTGCTATCCTTGGTTTCTCTTCTCCTGAAGGGAGATGGAAGGCCTTCTCCACCTGTGGGTCCCACCTCACTGTAGTCTTACTCTTCTATGGTTCCCTAATGGGTGTGTATTTATTTCCTTCATCAAGCTACTCTGTCCAAAGAGAAAGTGCAGCTGCTGTCCTCTACATGGTGGTGACCCCCATGATGAACCCATTCATCTATAGCCTTAGGAACAGAGATATGAAAGGGGCACTGGGGAGGCTCCTTGGGAATGGGAAAACTCTCTCCTCTCCATAA